One Schlesneria paludicola DSM 18645 DNA segment encodes these proteins:
- the gatA gene encoding Asp-tRNA(Asn)/Glu-tRNA(Gln) amidotransferase subunit GatA: MASSLTTIPLAELQLQLNARAVSAVEVATAHLDQIQHHDNQIHAFVHVNRDSALRQAAAIDQKRASGQEVGLLAGIPVAVKDLLCTVGEPTTCGSRILEKFVPPYDAHAITRLRQADAVLIGRTNMDEFAMGSSGENSAFGPTRNPWDTERIPGGSSSGSAAAVAARMAPLALGSDTGGSIRQPAALCGIVGLKPTYGRVSRYGLIAYASSLDQIGPLATDVHGAALLLEAIAGHDPRDSTSVQQPASRYSQTFEQPLRGLRIGVPVEHFAEGLDPEIERSVRHAYELYKTLGAELIDVHLPHSRYAVSTYYLVATSEASSNLSRYDGVHYGHRSSNAGHNLVEMYEASRGEGFGAEVKRRIMLGVFSLSAGYADKFYTKALQVRRMIRGDFDAAFEKVDVIAGPVTPTAAFKLGEKTSDPLAMYLSDIYTISANLAGIPGISVPCGMTSTKLPIGLQLLAPPFEEDRLLRAARMFERETQWHREIPQLAAR; the protein is encoded by the coding sequence GTGGCATCGTCTCTGACAACCATCCCCCTGGCCGAACTCCAACTTCAATTGAACGCACGAGCGGTTTCGGCCGTTGAAGTCGCCACCGCGCATCTAGATCAGATCCAGCACCACGACAACCAGATCCACGCATTCGTCCACGTGAACCGCGACTCAGCACTCCGCCAGGCCGCCGCGATCGATCAGAAGCGTGCCTCTGGCCAGGAAGTGGGGCTATTGGCGGGAATTCCTGTCGCGGTGAAAGACCTGCTCTGTACAGTGGGCGAGCCAACCACCTGCGGCAGCCGGATTCTTGAGAAGTTTGTGCCGCCGTACGACGCCCATGCGATCACCCGACTGCGTCAGGCCGACGCCGTATTGATCGGCCGAACGAACATGGACGAGTTCGCGATGGGATCGTCGGGCGAGAACTCTGCCTTTGGTCCGACCCGAAATCCGTGGGACACCGAACGAATCCCAGGCGGCTCTAGCAGTGGTTCCGCGGCAGCGGTTGCCGCACGGATGGCCCCCTTAGCACTGGGAAGCGACACGGGAGGTTCGATCCGGCAACCCGCCGCGCTGTGTGGAATTGTCGGCTTGAAGCCGACATACGGACGCGTCTCCCGCTACGGATTGATTGCCTATGCGAGTTCGCTCGACCAGATCGGACCTCTCGCCACCGACGTGCATGGCGCAGCCTTGCTCCTCGAAGCCATTGCGGGCCACGACCCACGCGATTCCACCAGTGTGCAACAGCCGGCCTCTCGCTATAGCCAAACATTCGAGCAGCCACTTCGGGGATTGCGAATTGGCGTTCCTGTCGAGCATTTCGCCGAAGGCCTCGACCCCGAAATTGAGCGGAGCGTGCGCCACGCCTATGAACTCTACAAGACTCTCGGCGCGGAACTGATCGACGTGCATCTGCCGCACTCGCGTTATGCGGTCTCGACCTATTACCTGGTCGCCACCTCGGAAGCATCCAGCAACTTGTCGAGGTATGACGGAGTTCACTATGGGCACCGCAGTTCCAATGCGGGCCACAATTTGGTGGAGATGTATGAAGCCAGCCGAGGCGAAGGATTCGGAGCCGAAGTGAAGCGGCGAATCATGCTTGGCGTGTTTTCCCTCTCGGCCGGGTATGCGGACAAGTTCTATACCAAAGCACTTCAAGTGCGCCGCATGATTCGCGGCGACTTCGACGCCGCGTTTGAAAAGGTCGACGTCATCGCCGGCCCGGTGACCCCGACTGCCGCATTCAAATTGGGCGAAAAAACAAGTGACCCGCTCGCGATGTATTTGTCCGACATCTATACGATCAGCGCCAACCTGGCTGGAATCCCTGGAATCTCGGTTCCCTGTGGAATGACGTCTACGAAGCTGCCAATCGGCCTGCAGTTGCTCGCCCCGCCCTTCGAAGAAGACCGCTTGCTTCGGGCGGCGCGGATGTTTGAACGCGAGACCCAATGGCATCGCGAGATCCCTCAACTCGCCGCGCGTTAA
- a CDS encoding DUF6800 family protein, whose translation MPRIERDREIARRRHRKVKIQKLVEKYMKATAQADKVVIATKVRRLSPYYNLEERVATLKGEQKAK comes from the coding sequence ATGCCGCGTATTGAACGAGATCGCGAGATCGCTCGCCGCCGTCACCGTAAGGTCAAAATTCAAAAGCTGGTCGAAAAGTACATGAAGGCCACCGCCCAGGCGGATAAGGTCGTCATCGCCACGAAGGTGCGACGATTGAGCCCGTACTACAACTTGGAAGAACGCGTCGCCACGCTCAAGGGCGAACAGAAGGCGAAGTAA
- a CDS encoding beta-ketoacyl-[acyl-carrier-protein] synthase family protein, giving the protein MTASSDSHRVVVTGVGVVSPIGIGQESFWQNLIAGRSGIDLLTAFPSGGLPSKLAAEVHDFDPLEHIYNRKFLKVMSRDIQLGVASASMAMKDAALPHGSIDPERLGVEFGAGHMSATPEELADASRHLQQTADGVSFEGWAEEGLGQIAPLWLLKQLPNMPACHVAIEHDARGPNNTITSCESSALLALAEGMRAIERGAADAMIVGACSSYIHPLEIARLNLYENLARGDDPRFACRPFDRDRNGTVVGEGAASFVLERYEHAISRGAPIYCEILGVGAGCDGSDPANRSSGLGLARSIEAALKRSDLTPRDLGHINAHGKGTLKDDIAESRAYHRALGALADSIPVTALKSYFGHFDAGAGAVELAGSLLAMRHGQLPVTLNYRNPDPLCRLNIIHDEPLKISNGIALSVNRTRMGQSAAAVIRAI; this is encoded by the coding sequence ATGACGGCTAGTTCCGATTCTCATCGCGTGGTTGTCACGGGGGTGGGAGTTGTTTCTCCGATTGGGATCGGTCAGGAATCGTTCTGGCAAAATTTAATTGCCGGGCGGTCGGGGATCGACCTATTGACGGCATTTCCGTCCGGTGGCTTGCCTTCGAAGCTGGCTGCCGAGGTCCATGATTTCGATCCTCTCGAACATATCTACAATCGCAAATTCCTGAAGGTGATGTCCCGCGACATCCAACTGGGGGTTGCGAGTGCTTCGATGGCGATGAAAGACGCCGCGCTGCCACATGGGTCGATTGACCCCGAGCGGTTGGGTGTCGAATTCGGCGCGGGGCATATGTCTGCCACTCCAGAAGAGCTGGCAGATGCGTCGCGTCATCTGCAGCAGACCGCAGACGGCGTGTCGTTCGAAGGCTGGGCCGAAGAAGGGCTCGGTCAGATCGCACCGCTGTGGTTGCTGAAGCAACTGCCGAATATGCCTGCTTGTCACGTTGCGATCGAGCACGACGCACGTGGTCCAAACAATACGATTACAAGCTGCGAATCGTCGGCGCTGTTGGCGTTGGCGGAAGGGATGCGGGCGATCGAACGTGGTGCGGCTGACGCGATGATTGTCGGGGCCTGCAGTTCGTACATTCATCCTTTGGAAATTGCTCGGCTGAATCTGTACGAAAACCTCGCTCGCGGCGACGATCCGCGGTTTGCCTGCCGGCCATTCGATCGTGATCGCAATGGAACGGTCGTGGGCGAAGGGGCTGCATCGTTTGTTCTTGAGCGATACGAACATGCGATCAGTCGTGGTGCGCCAATCTATTGCGAAATCCTGGGTGTGGGTGCGGGTTGCGATGGCAGTGATCCAGCCAATCGATCGAGTGGCCTGGGGCTCGCCCGGTCGATCGAGGCCGCACTGAAGCGGTCAGATCTGACTCCGCGCGATCTGGGGCATATCAACGCGCACGGTAAAGGCACGTTGAAAGACGATATTGCGGAATCGCGAGCGTACCACCGTGCGTTGGGGGCGTTGGCTGATTCGATTCCTGTGACGGCTCTGAAAAGTTACTTCGGGCATTTTGATGCCGGAGCAGGGGCCGTGGAGCTGGCGGGAAGTCTCTTGGCGATGCGTCACGGTCAGCTGCCTGTGACCTTGAACTATCGGAACCCAGATCCCCTGTGTCGTTTGAATATTATTCACGACGAGCCGCTGAAGATCAGTAATGGTATCGCGTTGAGTGTCAACCGAACACGAATGGGGCAGAGTGCCGCCGCGGTGATCCGCGCGATTTGA
- the proC gene encoding pyrroline-5-carboxylate reductase, protein MSDAGSGLSVGFIGAGQMATALAKGFIAAGSLSRESIVACDVVAAAGQRFVEQTGARLGESIAEVASASSVIFLAVKPQQMSAVFHELRHAMTHDPLIVSIAAGVTLKSMSAGLREDVRMIRVMPNTPCLVGAGASAFARGPKATAADGALVQKLLSNVGLAVEVPEKLLDAVTGLSGSGPAYIYQIIEALSDGGVRMGLPRETATKLAAQTVAGAAQMVLMTGQHPGALKDAVTSPGGTTIAGLHALERGGLRGTLMNAVQAATERARELDAS, encoded by the coding sequence ATGTCTGATGCGGGTAGTGGTTTGAGCGTTGGGTTTATTGGGGCCGGCCAAATGGCCACGGCGCTGGCAAAGGGGTTTATTGCTGCAGGCTCGCTGTCGAGGGAGTCGATTGTTGCCTGCGATGTGGTGGCGGCAGCGGGACAACGGTTCGTCGAACAAACCGGAGCTCGACTTGGCGAGTCGATTGCCGAAGTGGCGTCGGCTTCAAGCGTGATCTTTCTGGCGGTCAAACCACAGCAAATGTCCGCCGTGTTTCATGAGTTGCGCCATGCCATGACGCACGATCCGCTGATTGTTTCGATTGCGGCGGGTGTCACGCTGAAATCGATGTCGGCTGGATTGCGCGAAGATGTGCGAATGATTCGCGTGATGCCAAACACGCCGTGTCTTGTCGGGGCCGGAGCCAGCGCCTTTGCGCGTGGGCCAAAGGCGACTGCGGCCGATGGCGCGCTTGTCCAAAAACTGCTGTCAAATGTGGGGTTGGCGGTCGAAGTGCCGGAAAAGCTGCTGGATGCCGTGACGGGACTTTCGGGTAGCGGGCCGGCTTATATCTATCAAATCATCGAAGCACTCAGTGATGGTGGCGTTCGGATGGGGTTGCCACGTGAAACGGCAACGAAGCTGGCGGCGCAAACTGTTGCAGGGGCTGCACAAATGGTGCTGATGACGGGTCAGCATCCGGGGGCCTTGAAGGATGCCGTCACCAGCCCCGGTGGAACAACGATCGCCGGTTTGCATGCTCTGGAGCGTGGGGGGCTTCGCGGGACTCTCATGAACGCCGTTCAAGCGGCAACCGAACGGGCTCGCGAGCTTGACGCGTCGTAA